The Aedes albopictus strain Foshan chromosome 1, AalbF5, whole genome shotgun sequence genomic interval CGAGTTCTTCAccttttatctagctcttaatttgaacgtaAGATCTCTAAGTTGAAACTCACTTAGAGTGATCCCTCCAAAAACGTTTTATATAACAATAACtttttcatttgattttttaCGAAGATGTGagtttcggagcatttgaagtGCAAGTAataacgcatatttgttctgaacattgcatgttcctaggtcttgtcattcaaatgttatgggcaattttgacttaaaaacaatgtcttgaaatgcttatatctcatggagttggTACGATAAAAAGTTCTCTAAGCGGAATTTGGAAGGTCACATGTAAAGCCAAATTTTgagcaaaaataacgagaagaaacctcatgacgaagagaacaagccTGCTGATAGTACCCTCCGTCGCCctatgtagtttttcgatttttaaggGGATTATGTCCGCCAGGATCACTCTGCGAATCAGGACCACCTTCGATTCCCATTTGACCAGGTTCTTTGCCGAAACCTGGACTTTTTTCAGTTTCCGTCTTAAGCTACGGATACACTTCTCTTCGTCACCGGGTTCTAAGTCGTGTAGgttactttaggaattctcaCCGAGATGTCCTCCAggttgctgagggtgacgggttcgattcccggtcggtccaggatcttttcgtaaaggaaatttcattgGAGACTtcattggacatagagtatcttcgtgcctgccacacgatatacacatgcaaaatggtcattggcagaggaagctctcagttaaaaactgtggaagtgctcattgaacactaagctgagaagcaggctttgtcccagtgacaATTACTGgtcggagttcttgaagaaatctccggtgggaattcattggaggaatcaccggtggcaattcctggaagtattctcggtaggaattcctggaggagtccccggaggaaactactggaggaatctacggttggaattcttgggaaatcttcgaaaaaaatactTGTGAAATATCGCAAGGCATCATTCTCAATATGCAACAAACGATTTTGTAATATAATTTCacaaaattcattaaaattttctaaaactttctaTAACAATTCAAATTTTCCGTCCAATAATTTCTAGCCAGggaaattttctgtagaaatagtAAAAAATTACCTTCTGGTTTGTATCAAGAAGCATAGACAAACAGACTTAACACTCTCACAGAAAAATGTTGTGATCGTAACCTagaataaaattgattttaaaactaCCGGAAGCGTAACTTTCTCATGTGAATTTTTGATAATCCTCAGAGTTTCCCGCTTATGTGTATATGTTGCATATATTGTTACTGCTTTTGCTTTTACTAACTGTTATTTCAAACAAATGAACAGCAAACAATTTATCTTTCAGTTCCCCATGACAAGCCTTTGACCTACGAACATTGCAGCCTCCTGACACCCAAGTTCCATGCCTTCCTGAAGCAATGTCCAACCGTTCAATACCAACCTGAGAAGCTTAAGTGGACAAATCGATCAGATATGATAGGCTTGTCACAGCAAGCATCAAAAGTAACCGCCGCACTGATACTTTCATCCGTCCTCGAGTATTCACTGGGAAACCTATTCTTCACCAGAACTGGTTCTACACCGCCACATCTGCTTCGGGATCTACTGATGACCGACGCCCTAGCGACGGAGCTAGGCGAAACTGTGATATACCTTCTGCGTCTTGTGCTGGGCAGTCCAAATGGCATCAACTTGAGAAATTTGGTGTGGCATGGATTTTTGAGTGACGAAGATCTAAGTCCGATCTACAACAATTTTCTGCTGTTGATTATGACCTCGATTGGGAACACTTTGGACCAGCGAAATTGTTCCATGAAGCATCGGAGTTGTTCCTTGGATGGTCAGTTACTACTCGCCAAGATTAATGCTGAATGTTTTAGCGAAGTTCAGTTCAGAACCTGCCTCATAAATAATCGATTTGTAACAGAACTACAACGAAGAGATTGGATGGACACTTTGAACTACTACAATCAGAAGCAGTATTATTGTTGTGTGAGCCGCGCCTTGACTCAACTGGAAATGTATCTACGGAGGTTATATGGCGAACTCTATGGAAGGGATCCGCGAGCCAAACTAGACGAATACTACATTATAATGGACACCGTTTTCGAAGAGCGCAATTCCACAACAGGAGAACGCAATAAGATTTATGATCATTTCAGCGCTTCCCTTTTAGAGCTAGTATACGATCTGTTCTCAGCGATGCATGGACCCAGAATTAGAGACAAATTGAGCCACGGCGAACTAAAAATAGATCAAATTGATGAAACCATAGCCAAAGCAGTTCTGTTCACATGCTGTTTGGTCATCACAAATAATTCACAATTTACCTACAGGAGTGTCTATCATCCCAATGGAATCCTGCAAGCAAAACTTAAGGAGTGCAAAGCTGCAGTACATCAAATCCAGAGTCTACAATTTCCGGAGACCATTGATGACTCGGAATCGATCGGAGATTTCCCATTCATACCCCAAGTGAACATAATCGTGCATGCCAAAATCTTCTACCGTCCAGATGGCGAAGACGTATTAATTGGGTATCTACAACGGATAGCTGTTGCATTGGAACTGGCTGCCAAGAATCTCCACCAGTCGCTGACTTTAAAACTAGAGGCCGTGGAGAGGAGGGAACTTCGATCGAGGGCTAGGAATACTTTCAACAACATGCTGAAAATGCTTCCGACAATCCGCAAAGCGTTTGAGCATGTCCTAAGCTTGCTAGTGTGGATATTCTATTGCCTTATGGAGGCCAACGAAATACGCGACATGGACAAACTGGTCAGGTATGTTGAAATTTCTGATACATTTACTAAAATCCTCAATTTGACAAACAGATATTCGGGAAAAAAAATTCGCTGGCCAACAGTAATTTTTGCATATGCAACAAATGAgcaaataatacaaactagtagACAATTCTTCCCTCTCTCGCATCCTCGGTTTCTGGTCATGTAAGGTTAGTGTAGTATTAGTgtgatcgcatatctgtcccaaaTGAATTTCCGACAGTTTTGAGTTAGCAATAGTTTTaccagggctgcaaaacggtgagtcgataaggaaagTGTCCAACATAGCTTTGGCCGTCAGAAGTCCCTACCTAAGCACCTAATGCTCCCACGTGTcgactgttcaccaaggaggtatgGCTCAAACggcgtctgttctgacatccagcggctgagtatgaagtgCTACTccaggaagctatacctaaggtggtaaCCACATCACCACCGTGGATAGGGGACCTAAGGCCAACAACTGGCCAAAtttactgttctcgaaacccaaaaaccgttacaggaaccgaaaatgaaagattacgaacttattcaacggcaacgacgcaAAACAACAGACAAGATTTGGAACTTGGAATGGTTGTtgattaaccctagcccagcagggtaaactggcacaactagccaatgaggcatgccgtatgaagcttgagatcctaggactgagcaaaGTCCGATGGCCAAAagttggagaacacagattggcgtcgaggcaaattctgctatactctgaccTATGAGGCGCACACGATCCTcatcaccgtggagttggtttcctactTCGCACTCACGCCCAcgttgcgctcatgaagtgggaacctattgatGAGCGGagaattgtagccagattcagaacatagGTTCGAAACCAattttacgcgccaaccgatgctgtcgAAATGCAAGACAAGGAGACCTttaacagccaactgaatgctgtcgtggataagattctacaaggtgatatcaagatcttcatgggcgacttcaccgcgaaggttggttccgacagctCGGACTAAGCACgttatgggacgccatggtctcggataaATTAGCATGAACTGCCatgctgtttgcagagttttgtggcaacaattaaatcacagacaaacagttgTGACTCTTAGAGGAAGTTCATCATAaaattttgcccggtgtctttttcatgagcacacagcCACCTTTTGGTAGaatcgcgcgagacactgtcggccatgatgattTGTGGTATTTGTCTAACAAGACAGGAATCCTCAAGCGCAAGTGTGTCCCAAAGAAAATCATCAGCTtcgttgaagcacagtacagggcattttcgtgcagagcactgcacaacggtgtcttgtccgatcttaTCTGGGTCGATATTGAAGTGAGGTaaagatgtatactatcaccgcggCTGTTTCTCATCGTATTCGATGAGATCCTGGTAAGTGCAATTGATCGTGAGCCATTCGAACTGGCCAaaaacgttgctctcctagctcaacgatgCAGTTCTTACCTAATCTTTGGATGTAAAAACGGTCAACGCTTCCAGCTTTTCGGTGGCTGGGCAAACAGTGGAGAATGTTGGAAGCTTCCaacatcttggtagccaaatggcggtcgatgtcggcaccaagatcgacattatatgcacggatcaagaaggcgagggctacatttgcgagtttaagaaatgtatggaactaCATTAGTCGACGGaccaaaattcgaatttttaactcgaacgtgaaatctgtctGTTGTAATCATAGACTGCCGTACTCTGTGAATGTCTGCAGTAATCTGATTTATTATTCTATCATATACATGAGGAACATAAGGTAACGGATTGTTCGCAATTTTGGATAATGAACATCGATATGAATGATCGTCTAAccgtagggtaggacggggcaagatggccacctggGGCAAGATGAGCAACCCTCCGTTTCACTacttttaacccgggagcggtcgcgtcgtgtactgagtacacgcaccttgaaaaatgcacgcttgtggtacacagcgtgagcgcggcgtcggtgcaggtagtcaaagacgcgactgctcgagggttaagatgaattttgtccaaacaacatcatttttcggagatgaaccagccccgggctgaaaatctccttagtaaagagaaaaaaaagcataatccgttagaataaagttcatcctgtttgtaaacctaaaAAAGgcacttcataatgaacgaattgaaaaatatcgtcaaattagtcaatagcatggattttttgcatcttcttataagaaatcatcaaaataaaataaggtttttacgtcaaaatcaaatttttatcataattctggttatcagccaacattactagcatactacaaagcattttaagttatagggtagaagcttcagttttggccagtccggagttttggccatagtgcggtattgagcctgttttGCGATCTTAATCGGCGTAGatttaatttttactagtagatcctaatacaatatgatgattgcagctgtgaaaaccacacattttgattaaaaactagaagaaaaaaaaatatatttccttaaaaaatctgctcccatatatctattttggccagggtgcttctaatttggccactcccattaagaaatacacgtgattggccaaaatagaaactaaACTTAAGATTATGGCCacaactgcggcagagcttctattttggccagtgccacttttaatacaaaaatcaagtattggcttgatttctgcatttttccttcacaatatagattgaaacctttcatttgacgcattggttgtttttataggattattagttattttaataaaaatgatttcccttagactggccaaaaccggtgcccgcaccctattagaaaatattttctaacaacaaacattaaaatttattcattttttgttATTTCTCTATATTGGGGCCAGATAAGCACCCCTGATGGGAGTATAGAAAATAttatgaaattattgtaatccactcaatagtgccaaACATAGGTTTCCGTATCCTCTGTAACTAGGTATTTGGTTGcgcaaatttctaaaaataagccacttaataatcgttcattgtttttcgggtcatttcgtataaagtattataaaaccgcattttttaataatctaaaaagaaactgataattttggaacgtgataccatagctataaacaagatTTGCTATATTTATGCAATTTATAGTTAAAATATTAGGTTTTTAATGAAGTGTTCTTCTtaccccgtaggggtgctcgtcttgccccgcagcatgttcgaactgaccatgaaacatatttttttgtttagtcaaataaatcatccttgttgtgaattttgaaccctgtcatgtttatgggtggtagaaaacatgatatagaaaagaactactgagaggtaccttAAAAAACTGTgttcactttcaataaactcgacgtgatccttagggtgctcatcttgccccgccttaTCCTACTTGTCTAAACCAGGAtgcagggtcattaggccgaaggccattaggccgaacaaTCAATAgaccgaatggtcactaggccgcaTTGTCATCAGGATGAATTGCAATTCAGCAGGAAACTGAAAACGGATCTGtggtttttatctttttaacagTTATGGCCGAAAACCATTTTAACAATAAGACTATGCCTTTctatagaaagaatagcctatgtataaaagaaggaaaaactgcTGATATTTAAAGTAGTTTCAGATCAaatcgatcaaacgatcaaaatctgactatacatgtcaatggttgctactccgtgattgatctgagctggtaccaattgcactgagatccaaatgaataagggctgggggacactccacttattctcaaagtgcaattctagcagcccatacattttggatcaataacggcgccggccacgtccttatagtcagttgggaagggaaaggaatgttagagtgtgctggttgttgctacacgcagaaaaataaattgtaaacataattaaattctagttcaaatcaaccgatttttcagtttactatagcgacaaactgatttctagtttaaactgaactgttgcaactgtttgataatacaaatgttttcatttgacgaaatttttgacagtttgttaaaacaaacagagatttggtagtttcaacataaaataacagattgttttaaccgactgcacttttgtgactaacaaagccggaatgtgattgtgttggtgacagcagctcctgcggcagctcggaaatctatttttagaccgtcggtgagtGGATGGGGAGCAGAAcgtctaaaaaaagacaaaaaaggcgaagccgatcaactttttgtggatgctgtcgtgagtacctgcgcgttaaccatcacgaccaaagctgcacttggaagttggcgtgatggatttgctgcaccttcttggttgtggcgatgttggggtaagaaatcagtttgtcgctatagtaaactgaaaaatcggttgatttgaactagaatttaattatgtttacaatttatttttctgcgtggtgtgtgagtgctttcggaccaagtttcggaccatgtttatggtttttattttgttgaaacaaatgaaatttttgacattacatATATGAAATGatagtaatcggttgtttttattgataaactctaaatgaaaacaattaaatataactttggaataagtaaattctcagtttgaaaatcaaccatgcgttttattgttttaaacaagcgccatttttctgcgagtactaaactgcccccactcgcaaaacagtcccatatgaataggaaacccagcaaagatgggactgttttgcgagtggcggcagtaaagaccaagatcacctctgcatccccacaaccagcacggactggggtatttgttagacggaaaggatgggagatctgggagtcaacgTTGGGTcgatgatgcgatccatggatagggggtcatttatagtgttcgtgatagattgtgtggtgaatatggTGAATAAgctcaagcggcacagcacgctttagtTGCATAACTAGTAGGCGTTAttgtatacactgtgctgtgagtggaagaccAATGTTAACGAGGATTTCTGCGTTAATGCATGTGTTTCTCCTCTATGGAAAAATGAAGCATTTCATACTGCCATAGAATATTCTCTATTCGTCCACAACATTCCAAGATCTAATAACTATGAATATGAGGAAGTATTCGAATACCATAAAGCAAACTATGACAACATAAAGCATAAATTAAATGTGGTAGACTGGCAATCAATCTTGAAAAGTGAagataatattgaaaatgcgGTTGGTACCTTCTATAAAATATTATATGAAATAATCGACAAAGAAGTTCCTACTAAAATGAAAAGGCGTCATGGAAATTTTAAACATCCAATCTGGTTCAacaaaaatatcataaatttaAGAAACCGGAAGCAAAAAGCTCACAAAATGTATAGGAAGAATAACACTgatgaaaatctacaaaaatatttggaaatatgtGACCAATTAAATACAGCCATCAGTATAACACTCGAACAGTATAATGCGAAAACTGAGAACGAAATCAAGTCttgtccaaaaaatttcttcaattatgttAAGACTAAATCAAAATCAAGtaatttgtaattgtaattgtaattgctcagtccacacccaggccgacaactgtcagcccatctgcttgtaggcagatgtggacctactaagcctcccccgttaacatgtcctacaccgaattagcacaccgggatcttcgacaggcaggcgctggcgttaccagtcccaacaagtgtcagatacattaatagatggggtagaggatataggaagatgtgggaataggatgggaagaggtagaaaatgaagagatagtagagaggtttcgattttgttgctgaaacgagaaaaagaaagaatgataaagaacattagcgatatgttcatagattatgatttggtcgataatttctcatctattttgtttccttATCGTTGCATCGGTCACCATTTTCAccgcctttctagtttttgttagggccatctcgcgttttttcgtcatgtcctctttgccggttggcgacgttcgggatgtaagtagaaaagcatgcatttaatatgattagtacgaccgtaattgtgattgctcagtactaccagcccatttgtccgcagtacatatcaggcatcccgttttaacaagtcctacaccgaattagatacccggatctcccacagacagtcctaactagtgtcagataagttcaattgaggataggaagcagcgaaatgagaagacagtagagaaggtttggtacattggtgttcatgtgatgtttgtctgacattgaaaaactattttccgttataagtgtttaactctctaccccaaatttaataccggaaaaatatctgatcagatgtatagtttggcaattctatgtccaaacatcttttatcaagaaggaataatgttgtttactgttataaaataattcagttaaagggcagctaatgcattgtaatccggaataaacctacagaaaatgtcccaataaaaagttaacactagttcaactaactacacaaagtaaaaaagtgttattatattttaccaatgatttcatcctaatcttgaccctaacatagttatgcgcttagtggacaatgaccaaaaatagtgttgtttcgacaatagtcacatactatgccctacgacattgacgattctattgtctatggctcacccatttagcgccacccagcagggacttggtctggtacccaattcaatatatccgctccacgtaatgtaccgtacctctttcgatttgtgatatattacgcggaacataactctcttcattcggatagcggctatgtaacccattggattaaaaacctccatcaaacatgaagcgattaatcggagactgaagactctataccaaatttggctcagagacaggtaatcagtgaagtcagtttttctcgtttgtcagagacgattgatacgtattaagacaaactttccactgcatctgccagcaataatcggtgatcgatcaacatttcgagtacctatacccaaatttacacaagaatgccaaggatcaccgctcatgctttacaatacagttggaaaaactagagcaacacctggccacaatgatgcataaagcactaaagcggaccggaagtgtcggtgagccagccccaccactAAATCAAAATCAAGTAATTTCCCCTCAAAAATGATATTAGATGAAAAAAGGCTGAAACCTCTAAGGAGATTTGCGATCTCTTCGCTATATTTTTCCAAGATATCTATACGACTTTCTCCGAGAAAGATCGTGATCTAGAATATTTTTCATTCATGCCCTCATTTTCAAGAGATGTTCATGTAAGTCATATCAATGTGGAGGACGTTTTAACAGGTTTAAAAAGTTTGGACGCTTCAAAAGGATCAGGACCGGACGGAATTCCCCCAGTATTTATGAAAACTCTTGCAGTTGAGTTGACATCTCCTCTATTTTGGCTATTTAACATGTCCCTTGAATCATCTGCATTTCCCAGTATTTGGAAAAACTCATTTTTAATCCCTATATATAAATCGGGAAAAAAGTCCGACATACGAAATTACCGTGGAATTGCAATTATTTCTTGTATCCCAAAACTGTTTGAATCCATtgttaataaaaaaatgtttaatcaaGTGAAAAACAGAATAACGAATTCTCAACACGGGTTTTTCAAGGGCCGCTCAACTGCAACTAACCTGCTAGAGTTTGTAAATTTCACAGTAAATGCTATGGACCACGGCAATTATGTGGAGGCTCTATATACTGATTTTAGTAAAGCTTTTGACCGCATAGATATCCCTTTATTGCTGTTGAAACTCTCGAAAATAGGAATTGATGATAAACTGCTTTCTTGGATTCAATCATATTTAACAAATAGACAACAAACAGTACGTTTCGAAAGTAACAAATCTCAACCCATTAATGTAACGTCTGGTGTCCCCCAGGGTTCACATTTAGGTCCTCTTCTTTTCATTTTATATGTGAACGACGCATATTATACATTCAAGCATTCAAAGATATTAATTTATGCAGATGATAtgaagattttcatggaaatcaaaaGTGAAGAAGACACTAGTATATATCTAAACGAAATACGTTTGTTCTACATATGGTGTAATAAAAGTTTGCTTCagttaaacgttaaaaaatgtaATTCTATCACCTTTAGTAGAAAAAGGAACCAGCATATAACTAGTGACCTTAGGGTATCAAATCGTTGAACGATGTGAAAGAGTTAGAGACTTAGGTGTGATCTTAgatactaaaatgagttttatcgatcattacaatacaataattcataaagctaccaacatgctggggttcataaagcgatttagtatcaactttaacgatccatacactatcaaaacattgtacatttcttatgtgagatcgattcttgaatattgtagtattgtttggtccccttttatgaaaactcatgaagaacgcatagaatcggtgcagaagaaatttttgctatttgctctacgtaaactgagatggacaacttttccaattccttcttatgaatcacgttgtatgctaataaacatacaaactttaaggacaaggtatttggagtacatagctcaaaatttctagagcaccgttttttagaaccgttgaacggatttggattaaaatgcatcacgctgttgacaaccactgaacaattagcgtgatgcattttcatccaaatccgttcaacggttctggaaaacggtgctctagaaattttgagctatgtactccaaataccttgtccttaaaggaacgtcgtgaatatgctatgataacatttgtaaatgacattgtttcgcaacgtgtagattgcagcaatctgctattctgttttaatttttatactccgactcgacaattaagaaatcgaaacatatttgcggtcagtcatcatcgtacaaattatgcgaaattcagcccaatcaatagaatgatgttaatttataa includes:
- the LOC134285151 gene encoding LOW QUALITY PROTEIN: endoplasmic reticulum membrane-associated RNA degradation protein-like (The sequence of the model RefSeq protein was modified relative to this genomic sequence to represent the inferred CDS: inserted 1 base in 1 codon), translating into MMHTGKSEERFYSDEIAYMLIVGSCNXNPRPDGTVDWDIVEKFFANDLVPHDKPLTYEHCSLLTPKFHAFLKQCPTVQYQPEKLKWTNRSDMIGLSQQASKVTAALILSSVLEYSLGNLFFTRTGSTPPHLLRDLLMTDALATELGETVIYLLRLVLGSPNGINLRNLVWHGFLSDEDLSPIYNNFLLLIMTSIGNTLDQRNCSMKHRSCSLDGQLLLAKINAECFSEVQFRTCLINNRFVTELQRRDWMDTLNYYNQKQYYCCVSRALTQLEMYLRRLYGELYGRDPRAKLDEYYIIMDTVFEERNSTTGERNKIYDHFSASLLELVYDLFSAMHGPRIRDKLSHGELKIDQIDETIAKAVLFTCCLVITNNSQFTYRSVYHPNGILQAKLKECKAAVHQIQSLQFPETIDDSESIGDFPFIPQVNIIVHAKIFYRPDGEDVLIGYLQRIAVALELAAKNLHQSLTLKLEAVERRELRSRARNTFNNMLKMLPTIRKAFEHVLSLLVWIFYCLMEANEIRDMDKLVRFMKFILKYTENAANNLDAKNNVWLPLYETSRRELYDKTRQNLKLLLC